A window of Chlamydiota bacterium contains these coding sequences:
- a CDS encoding nitrate reductase, which yields MIWLEEIKKSLGIDIAKEKYAYGLDEQFGTMAKEKIPDHWVKTTCGYCSVGCGMFIGVKNGKAVSVKGDQNHPVNEGYLCPKGLAEHYAISTPNRAKWPLLKVNGKFRRIRWPAAIQTMVGHFKDIQSRYGPESLGVISTGQLVTEEFYTLGKLIQLGFKTKNFDGNTTLCMASAVSGYKRSFGSDGPPGSYEDFEKADLIFLIGANIADNHPILCYRMEKNKNKILIVADPRVTKTAMMADVFLPLKPRTDIALLNGMMHVLMKANKIDHDYIEKHTSGFEELKTHLEKYTPEHVSEVTGLSIDQIQKVALLYGNAEAPFIGWTMGVNHSTQGTETVNAICNLSLITGKVGKVGASPFSITGQCNAMGTRETGFTSSLPGYRKFDRLEDRQELAALWNIDESEITTSRGLAYPDIIEAILAKKIRGLWIIATNPLVSFPNQTFLHEVLENLDFLVVQDGYHPIPTSKVADLVLPAAVWGEKEGTYTNSERRVSKVNKAVEPPGEAKSDFDIFLSVAKELGVYNHLFPNWTKPEHAFEEWKKISRGRLCDYSGMNYALIEEQGGIQWPFPEGSQRSPRESTWLYADGIFKTDDGRAKLWAIKNDPPPEIPNDAFPFLLNTGRTVEHWHTRTKTGEIPILNRLSPEAWVEMNARDAARLKLKHGDYVKVVSRRGFIEHIVLRVTETIAPGQIFIPFHYAEANANNLTLSHCDPISREPNYKQAAVQIYKMENL from the coding sequence ATGATTTGGTTAGAAGAAATAAAAAAATCGTTAGGCATTGATATCGCCAAGGAAAAATATGCCTATGGGCTGGATGAACAATTTGGGACCATGGCCAAAGAAAAAATTCCGGACCATTGGGTAAAAACCACCTGCGGTTACTGTTCTGTAGGATGCGGCATGTTCATCGGCGTGAAAAACGGAAAAGCAGTGAGCGTCAAGGGAGATCAGAATCATCCGGTCAATGAAGGCTATTTATGCCCCAAGGGATTGGCAGAACATTATGCCATCTCTACCCCGAACCGTGCCAAATGGCCCCTTCTCAAAGTGAATGGAAAATTTCGAAGAATTCGTTGGCCTGCCGCCATTCAAACCATGGTCGGACACTTTAAGGATATTCAGAGTCGATACGGTCCAGAATCTTTAGGTGTGATTAGTACAGGTCAACTTGTGACAGAAGAATTTTATACTTTAGGTAAATTGATCCAGCTTGGATTCAAGACAAAAAATTTTGATGGAAATACCACGCTCTGCATGGCCAGTGCCGTTTCGGGCTACAAACGCTCTTTTGGGAGTGATGGGCCGCCGGGAAGTTATGAAGATTTTGAAAAGGCTGATTTGATTTTTTTAATCGGGGCCAATATCGCGGATAACCACCCCATTCTCTGTTATCGCATGGAAAAAAACAAAAATAAAATTTTGATTGTTGCCGATCCCCGCGTTACTAAAACAGCCATGATGGCGGATGTTTTCTTACCCCTGAAACCCCGAACAGACATTGCACTTCTGAATGGAATGATGCATGTGCTGATGAAAGCAAATAAAATCGATCACGATTATATTGAGAAACATACTTCAGGATTTGAAGAGCTTAAAACCCATCTTGAAAAATACACACCTGAACACGTAAGCGAGGTGACAGGTCTTTCAATCGATCAAATCCAAAAAGTGGCTCTTCTTTATGGAAATGCCGAGGCCCCTTTTATCGGGTGGACCATGGGAGTTAATCACAGTACGCAAGGAACTGAAACAGTCAATGCGATCTGCAATTTGTCACTGATTACTGGAAAAGTTGGGAAAGTTGGTGCTTCTCCTTTCTCAATCACAGGACAATGTAATGCGATGGGGACAAGGGAAACAGGCTTTACCTCAAGTCTACCAGGCTATCGAAAATTTGACCGTCTAGAGGATCGTCAAGAACTGGCCGCCTTATGGAATATTGATGAATCTGAAATAACAACCTCCCGCGGCTTAGCTTATCCAGACATCATTGAAGCTATTTTAGCAAAAAAAATCAGGGGTTTATGGATTATCGCAACGAATCCCTTGGTCTCATTTCCCAATCAAACATTTCTCCATGAGGTGCTCGAAAACCTAGATTTCTTAGTCGTCCAGGATGGGTATCATCCGATTCCCACATCCAAAGTCGCAGACCTTGTTCTTCCGGCAGCCGTTTGGGGCGAAAAAGAAGGAACGTATACCAATTCAGAACGTCGCGTCAGCAAGGTCAATAAAGCCGTAGAACCTCCGGGAGAAGCGAAATCTGACTTTGATATTTTTTTGAGTGTGGCAAAAGAGTTGGGTGTTTACAATCACCTTTTTCCAAACTGGACGAAGCCCGAACACGCCTTTGAAGAATGGAAGAAAATATCGCGTGGAAGGCTTTGTGATTACTCTGGAATGAACTATGCGTTAATTGAAGAGCAAGGCGGCATTCAATGGCCTTTTCCAGAAGGGTCTCAACGTTCGCCTCGTGAAAGCACCTGGCTTTACGCCGATGGCATTTTTAAAACCGATGACGGTCGAGCAAAACTTTGGGCCATTAAAAATGATCCCCCTCCCGAAATTCCCAATGATGCATTTCCCTTCCTCTTGAATACAGGTCGCACAGTAGAACATTGGCATACCCGCACGAAAACAGGAGAGATTCCTATTCTCAATAGACTTTCCCCAGAGGCTTGGGTCGAGATGAACGCTCGAGATGCGGCCAGACTCAAGCTCAAGCATGGAGATTATGTCAAGGTCGTCTCACGTCGTGGTTTCATTGAACACATCGTCTTACGTGTCACGGAGACGATTGCTCCTGGACAAATTTTTATTCCCTTTCATTATGCCGAAGCGAACGCCAACAATCTGACCTTGAGCCATTGCGATCCCATTTCTCGAGAACCGAATTATAAACAGGCTGCTGTTCAAATTTACAAAATGGAGAATCTGTGA
- a CDS encoding alginate export family protein, translating to MKKILGMMVFLAFCESSILGADLGEWRLQTLIPKKVENKVKVSAEFRYRLEARDNFDFDDAKDDEDVFHLFRTRLNLQLDPLPYARGFVQFQDARIASSDFANDAPFEDPIDLRQGYVELYDPMKKGIGLRVGRQELLYGSERLIGAFNWSNVAQSFDAAKIFYSFEKARIDAFAARKVKMDPSTIFNEWDDEDNLIGLYGSCQMVPDHTFDLYYFLRDTDRPIAFGPNVGSDELSESSVGARLAGKQPIGLDYQLESAYQFGDFGREDISAWMFIGILGYTFDLSGSPRVAFEFDHASGDEDAQDPKRNTFDNLFPTNHLFYGTMDLASLQNINDFISSLSVKPLSQWTLKLDWHFLFLDETSDSLYNAARQATRTAESPNVSDEVGQELDFTLNYTISPQVGVLLGYSHFFAGDFLSDTGTAHDGNFFYFQVTTAF from the coding sequence ATGAAAAAGATTTTGGGAATGATGGTGTTCTTGGCATTTTGTGAATCTTCTATTTTGGGAGCCGATTTGGGCGAGTGGCGTTTACAAACCTTGATTCCGAAGAAAGTCGAAAACAAGGTTAAAGTCTCAGCAGAGTTTCGGTATCGCCTGGAGGCAAGAGACAATTTTGATTTTGACGATGCGAAAGACGATGAGGATGTCTTTCATCTTTTTAGAACCCGCTTAAATCTTCAGCTGGACCCCCTCCCCTATGCACGGGGCTTTGTCCAATTTCAAGACGCACGCATCGCAAGTTCCGATTTTGCCAATGACGCCCCGTTTGAAGACCCCATTGACTTAAGACAAGGCTATGTTGAGCTTTATGACCCTATGAAAAAAGGGATCGGACTGCGCGTGGGTCGCCAGGAACTTCTCTACGGATCGGAACGCCTGATCGGGGCTTTTAACTGGTCCAATGTGGCCCAAAGCTTTGATGCCGCAAAGATTTTTTACTCATTCGAAAAAGCCAGGATAGACGCCTTCGCAGCACGAAAAGTGAAGATGGATCCCTCTACTATTTTTAATGAATGGGATGATGAGGACAATCTGATCGGTTTATATGGGTCTTGTCAAATGGTCCCGGACCACACCTTTGATTTGTATTATTTTTTGAGAGACACCGACCGCCCCATTGCCTTTGGCCCCAACGTTGGCTCTGACGAACTCAGTGAATCGTCGGTAGGCGCACGTCTGGCTGGAAAACAACCGATCGGTTTGGACTATCAATTGGAATCAGCTTATCAATTTGGCGACTTTGGGCGAGAAGATATCTCTGCCTGGATGTTCATTGGAATCCTGGGATATACCTTTGATTTGTCTGGGTCGCCGCGTGTGGCCTTTGAATTTGACCACGCCTCTGGCGATGAAGATGCCCAAGACCCTAAGCGCAATACCTTTGACAATTTATTTCCCACGAATCATCTCTTTTATGGCACCATGGACCTCGCCAGCCTTCAAAACATCAATGATTTTATTAGCTCGCTGAGCGTCAAACCCCTCTCCCAATGGACTCTGAAACTGGACTGGCATTTCCTCTTCCTGGATGAAACCTCTGATTCCCTTTACAATGCGGCTCGTCAAGCGACAAGAACGGCGGAAAGTCCCAACGTGAGTGATGAGGTGGGACAGGAATTGGATTTTACCTTGAACTATACAATCTCTCCCCAGGTAGGAGTCCTCTTGGGCTATTCCCATTTCTTTGCAGGGGATTTCCTTTCTGATACGGGGACTGCCCATGACGGAAACTTTTTTTATTTCCAGGTCACAACTGCATTCTAA
- a CDS encoding NarK/NasA family nitrate transporter: MKIKDFLKSGHPPTLFSAFLYFDISFMIWVLIGVLGVYITKDFGLTASQKGFMVALPILGGSLVRIPLGLWVDHIGPKKTGILGQLLVLLPLLGVWLFSSNLNSILAFGLLLGIAGGSFAVALPLASQWYPPQHQGMALGIAGAGNSGTVLASLFAPTLAELVGWRNVFGLALIPVILTLLIFIKLAQESPNRPPPKKLVDYLSIFQEKDTFWFSLFYSITFGGFVGLASFLGIFFHDQYGLSKITAGYFTALCVFAGSFFRPVGGYLADRFGGVRMLTLLFSLVSLLMMGVGFLPILPIVTALIFLGMTCLGMGNGAVFQLVPLRFQKEIGVITGVVGAAGGMGGFFLPTLLGFFKDKTGSYGVGFMLFALAALSSLMALRMVQSGWSFHQILSKFPSPKLKTTMAFEKVEE; encoded by the coding sequence ATGAAGATCAAAGATTTTCTTAAAAGTGGACATCCCCCCACCTTGTTTTCAGCATTTCTCTATTTCGATATCAGTTTTATGATCTGGGTTTTGATCGGAGTTCTAGGGGTCTATATCACCAAGGATTTTGGACTGACCGCAAGCCAAAAAGGTTTCATGGTGGCCCTTCCTATTCTCGGGGGATCCCTTGTCCGAATTCCCTTGGGGCTTTGGGTCGATCATATCGGTCCCAAGAAAACAGGTATTTTAGGACAACTTCTTGTTTTGCTTCCCCTGCTTGGAGTTTGGCTTTTCAGTTCGAATTTAAACTCTATTCTAGCGTTTGGACTTCTTTTGGGCATTGCCGGCGGAAGCTTTGCAGTGGCCCTTCCTTTGGCGAGCCAGTGGTATCCTCCTCAGCATCAAGGAATGGCTTTAGGCATTGCAGGAGCAGGGAACAGTGGAACCGTTCTCGCTTCTCTTTTTGCTCCAACACTGGCTGAACTGGTGGGCTGGAGAAATGTATTTGGTCTGGCTCTGATTCCTGTGATTCTCACTCTTTTGATTTTTATTAAACTCGCCCAAGAGAGTCCAAATAGACCCCCACCTAAAAAGCTTGTGGATTATTTATCCATTTTTCAGGAAAAAGATACCTTCTGGTTTTCTCTATTTTACAGCATTACGTTTGGGGGTTTTGTGGGGCTCGCCAGCTTTCTTGGAATTTTCTTTCACGATCAATATGGCTTAAGCAAGATCACAGCTGGATATTTTACAGCGCTTTGCGTTTTCGCAGGGAGTTTTTTTAGACCCGTAGGAGGCTATTTGGCAGATCGATTTGGAGGTGTGCGAATGCTCACACTTCTTTTTTCTCTTGTGAGCCTTTTGATGATGGGCGTAGGTTTTCTACCTATTCTTCCGATTGTAACTGCTCTCATTTTTTTGGGAATGACTTGCTTGGGAATGGGAAATGGAGCCGTCTTTCAACTGGTCCCTTTAAGATTTCAAAAAGAAATAGGTGTCATCACAGGCGTGGTTGGAGCCGCTGGAGGCATGGGCGGATTTTTCCTTCCGACTCTTTTGGGTTTTTTTAAAGATAAAACAGGTTCCTATGGGGTTGGTTTTATGCTTTTTGCATTGGCAGCTCTCAGTTCTCTGATGGCTCTTCGCATGGTCCAGTCGGGATGGAGCTTCCACCAAATTCTGTCAAAATTTCCTTCGCCAAAACTCAAAACCACGATGGCTTTTGAAAAAGTGGAGGAATAA
- a CDS encoding nucleotidyl transferase AbiEii/AbiGii toxin family protein, giving the protein MLLPHPRDAVHKAWLCRILTALADDIELLKFLRFKGGTCAAMLDYLDRFSVDLDFDLEGTKNQFAAIRKRLERRLKLKRSCFWRMN; this is encoded by the coding sequence ATGCTCCTACCTCATCCAAGGGATGCCGTTCATAAAGCTTGGCTCTGCAGGATTTTGACAGCCCTGGCTGATGACATAGAACTGTTAAAATTTTTGCGGTTCAAAGGGGGGACATGTGCGGCCATGTTGGATTATTTAGACCGTTTTTCTGTAGATTTGGATTTTGATCTGGAAGGGACGAAAAACCAATTTGCCGCGATTCGAAAAAGATTAGAAAGACGCTTAAAACTGAAACGCTCATGTTTTTGGAGGATGAATTAA
- the moaA gene encoding GTP 3',8-cyclase MoaA: MTDQFGRILSYLRISVVDRCNLRCLYCMPAQSAGFDPWNELLTYDEMARIIRCFSELGITKVRITGGEPLVRPHIEELVFKIRKIRRIQELALSTNGVLLKGKARELKEAGLDRVNISLDTLKQDRFQKITRMDKLYDVLEGIDEALSCGLNPVKLNTVLMKGINSDEILDLVHFAIGRSIEIRFIELMTTYDSVQLDPRERFFSSLEAKRIIEKKFMLKPMDTYFSSPAQVFEIVGTNAKVGFISPLSNVFCARCNRLRLKANGALKTCLHGKEDLDLKHLLRTGTPLDEIKKKIQQVVFVRPEEHFLNNFTVRHNDFQMSKVGG; this comes from the coding sequence ATGACCGATCAATTTGGCCGCATACTTTCGTATTTAAGAATTTCAGTGGTGGATCGCTGTAATCTGCGATGTCTTTATTGCATGCCTGCCCAGAGCGCTGGATTTGATCCCTGGAATGAGCTTCTAACTTACGACGAAATGGCTCGCATCATCCGATGCTTTTCAGAGCTTGGAATTACAAAGGTCCGCATCACTGGGGGTGAGCCTTTGGTGAGGCCCCATATTGAAGAGCTGGTTTTTAAAATTAGAAAGATTCGCAGGATTCAAGAATTGGCCTTATCCACCAATGGCGTATTACTCAAAGGAAAGGCCCGGGAGCTTAAAGAAGCGGGGCTCGATCGAGTGAACATCAGCTTAGACACGCTTAAGCAAGATCGATTTCAAAAGATTACACGGATGGACAAACTTTATGATGTCCTGGAAGGGATTGATGAAGCTTTAAGTTGTGGATTAAATCCCGTTAAATTAAATACCGTTCTCATGAAAGGCATAAACAGCGATGAAATTTTGGATTTGGTGCACTTTGCGATTGGAAGATCGATCGAAATTCGTTTTATTGAGTTGATGACCACCTATGATTCTGTTCAATTAGACCCTAGAGAAAGGTTTTTTAGTTCTCTAGAAGCAAAGAGAATCATTGAAAAAAAATTTATGCTAAAACCTATGGATACTTATTTTTCTTCACCGGCTCAAGTGTTTGAAATTGTAGGAACGAACGCAAAAGTGGGCTTTATCAGCCCCCTTTCAAATGTTTTTTGCGCCCGTTGTAACCGCCTTCGTTTAAAGGCCAATGGGGCGCTTAAAACATGCCTTCATGGGAAAGAAGACTTGGATTTAAAACACCTTTTAAGAACTGGAACTCCCCTCGACGAGATCAAAAAGAAAATTCAACAGGTGGTCTTTGTTAGACCCGAAGAACATTTCTTAAATAATTTTACCGTCCGACACAATGACTTTCAAATGTCGAAGGTGGGAGGGTAA
- a CDS encoding c-type cytochrome, with product MIQNHRRVFATVICLFVFLLFSAFPIFIFAQESERSGDPSPIEKPVPTQEAFVKGKALFGKQCAVCHGPQGAGDGPAAYLLYPKPRDFTRNEFRLISTTQMKATDEDLFETITRGMPGSSMPSWEHLSDQDRWALVYYVRYLAEYQNDVKRGEIFPEVKGVSWKTIEKMLATAVDPKIVIQVPNEPAVNPESIERGKELFVKACASCHGPEGKGDGQQMMKDSLGFPTKPRDLTSGIFKGESNSSALYDRIVAGLPGSPMPSYARALKDDQIWDLIHYVQTLPQPEAEERSRVHRVKIVALRTKEKLDLNPLAPYWETARPSFVSLTPLWWRNTRVEGVDVSVLCSDEDIEILLSWKDATKDISTLDPQSFSDGAAVQFSAEKDPPFFGMGSAQSPVSIWHWKASWQEDMKEWKDVEMQYPNTATDWYEAQKNYQYGSSFETKDSKTKFHDPHFITGWGAGNPLSNPAPEVAAEEARAQGAGTLTTMRPQLEKVDAKGVWSDGTWQVVFKRKLETQEKERLQFEPGVSFSFAFAIWDGSEKDRNGQKMISIWNDLEI from the coding sequence ATGATTCAGAACCACAGAAGAGTTTTTGCGACGGTGATCTGCCTTTTCGTTTTCTTGTTATTTTCAGCTTTCCCCATTTTTATCTTTGCACAGGAATCAGAAAGAAGTGGGGATCCATCTCCCATTGAAAAACCTGTTCCGACACAGGAAGCGTTTGTGAAGGGTAAGGCCTTGTTTGGAAAGCAATGTGCGGTTTGTCATGGGCCTCAGGGGGCGGGGGATGGTCCGGCCGCTTATCTTCTTTATCCGAAACCGCGTGACTTCACTCGAAATGAATTTCGTCTTATTTCTACGACTCAAATGAAGGCGACCGATGAAGATTTGTTTGAGACGATCACCCGAGGAATGCCCGGTTCTTCCATGCCTTCTTGGGAGCACTTGAGTGATCAAGACCGCTGGGCCTTGGTCTATTACGTGAGGTATTTGGCAGAATATCAAAATGACGTGAAGCGAGGTGAGATTTTTCCTGAGGTGAAGGGGGTCTCTTGGAAGACAATCGAGAAGATGTTAGCGACGGCCGTGGATCCTAAAATTGTGATTCAAGTGCCGAATGAGCCTGCGGTTAATCCAGAGAGTATCGAGCGAGGGAAAGAGCTTTTTGTAAAGGCGTGCGCTTCTTGTCATGGCCCGGAGGGTAAGGGAGATGGACAGCAAATGATGAAAGATAGTTTGGGCTTCCCCACCAAACCCAGAGACCTCACGTCTGGCATTTTTAAGGGGGAATCAAATTCGAGTGCTCTTTATGATCGAATCGTTGCAGGCTTACCGGGTTCTCCCATGCCAAGTTACGCCAGAGCTCTTAAAGATGATCAGATTTGGGACTTGATTCACTATGTTCAGACTTTGCCCCAACCGGAAGCAGAAGAGCGCTCAAGGGTTCATCGGGTGAAAATAGTTGCGCTAAGAACAAAGGAAAAACTGGATCTCAATCCTTTGGCTCCTTACTGGGAAACCGCAAGACCTTCCTTTGTCTCTTTAACCCCCTTATGGTGGAGGAACACCAGAGTGGAAGGGGTTGATGTGAGCGTACTGTGCAGTGACGAGGATATTGAAATTCTCTTGAGTTGGAAAGATGCGACAAAGGATATCTCGACATTAGATCCACAGTCTTTTTCAGATGGGGCCGCAGTTCAATTTTCTGCAGAAAAAGATCCGCCCTTTTTTGGAATGGGGAGTGCACAAAGTCCAGTATCCATCTGGCATTGGAAGGCATCTTGGCAGGAAGACATGAAAGAATGGAAAGATGTTGAAATGCAATATCCGAATACTGCTACAGACTGGTACGAGGCTCAAAAAAACTATCAATATGGCAGTTCGTTTGAAACAAAGGATTCCAAGACAAAATTTCATGACCCTCATTTTATTACGGGGTGGGGCGCTGGAAATCCTCTTTCAAATCCAGCTCCAGAAGTGGCGGCAGAGGAAGCAAGAGCCCAAGGAGCGGGGACGCTGACAACAATGAGGCCTCAACTTGAGAAGGTTGATGCGAAAGGTGTTTGGAGTGATGGGACATGGCAAGTGGTATTCAAAAGAAAGCTCGAGACCCAGGAAAAAGAAAGATTGCAATTTGAGCCTGGAGTTTCTTTTAGTTTTGCATTTGCAATATGGGATGGTTCCGAAAAAGATCGAAATGGTCAAAAGATGATTTCTATCTGGAACGATTTGGAAATTTAA